A single region of the Rhodococcus sp. W8901 genome encodes:
- a CDS encoding polyprenol monophosphomannose synthase has protein sequence MSAGTPNGGNARPSARTLVIIPTYNERENLPLIVGRLHAALPATDVLVVDDGSPDGTGGLADELAAADDARRIHVMHRTEKNGLGAAYIAGFRWGLERDYTVLVEMDADGSHAPEQLHRLLDQVDAGADLVLGSRYVPGGTVVNWPKHREWLSRGGNIYSRLALGVRIQDITGGYRAYRREVLEALDLAAVESHGYCFQVDLAWRAINQGFTVTEVPITFTEREIGESKMSGNIVREALLKVTRWGLAKRAGQVKALLGR, from the coding sequence ATGTCAGCGGGGACGCCGAACGGGGGCAACGCGCGACCGAGCGCACGGACCCTGGTGATCATTCCGACGTATAACGAACGCGAGAACCTGCCGCTGATCGTCGGCCGGCTGCACGCTGCGCTGCCGGCCACCGACGTCCTCGTCGTCGACGACGGCAGCCCGGACGGCACCGGCGGTCTCGCCGACGAGCTCGCCGCGGCCGACGACGCCCGCCGCATCCACGTGATGCACCGCACCGAGAAGAACGGCCTCGGTGCCGCGTACATCGCCGGCTTCCGATGGGGCCTGGAGCGCGACTACACGGTGCTGGTCGAGATGGACGCCGACGGCAGTCACGCGCCCGAGCAGTTGCACCGGCTGCTCGACCAGGTGGACGCGGGCGCCGACCTCGTGCTCGGGTCGCGGTACGTGCCCGGCGGGACCGTCGTGAACTGGCCCAAGCACCGCGAATGGCTCTCCCGCGGCGGCAACATCTACTCCCGCCTTGCGCTCGGGGTGCGGATCCAGGACATCACCGGTGGCTACCGCGCGTACCGGCGCGAGGTGCTCGAGGCGCTGGATCTGGCGGCCGTCGAATCGCACGGCTACTGCTTCCAGGTCGATCTCGCGTGGCGGGCGATCAACCAGGGATTCACCGTAACCGAGGTGCCGATCACGTTCACCGAGCGGGAGATCGGCGAGTCGAAGATGAGCGGCAACATCGTCCGGGAGGCGCTGCTCAAGGTCACCCGATGGGGGCTGGCCAAGCGTGCCGGCCAGGTGAAGGCACTGCTCGGGCGGTAG
- a CDS encoding MbtH family protein, translated as MTNPFDDHDANFLVLVNEDNQHSLWPAFADVPAGWAVAHGKDTRRACVDYIDTNWTDLRPGTLLAAREHDSSLD; from the coding sequence GTGACCAACCCGTTTGACGACCACGATGCGAACTTCCTGGTGCTGGTCAACGAGGACAACCAGCATTCGCTCTGGCCCGCGTTCGCGGATGTTCCCGCCGGCTGGGCCGTAGCGCACGGGAAGGACACCCGCCGCGCCTGTGTCGACTACATCGACACCAACTGGACCGACCTTCGGCCGGGCACTCTGCTCGCCGCGCGGGAGCATGATTCGTCGCTCGATTAG
- a CDS encoding oxidoreductase: protein MTIRNQTFPHLLAPGTIGPITLENRVVLPAMDMNLCEDGEIHQGDIDHFAARAEGGTGLIITGCCAVAYPAGCTSRKEPGLSEDRFIPGLKALADAVHEAGSKLCVQMTHHGKVARIDTLDGRPQLVPSIPKPPGDMSAMADCTPAELGKMAAIQEGKKATYHEATQDDLDWLVRMFAEAAGRVKAAGGDAVEIHCAHNYVLGGFLSRYSNQRTDEYGGSLENRARLSCEVIRAVKAEVGDSLAVIVRLAGQEYGESEGLTPEEAAGAAAMFEKAGADAIHVTGTALNAFANFTDGPLPDKVGYYTDNAALVKRGVSIPVITVGRMLPEVGEQMISEGRTDFVAMGRQLLADPGLVNKLEAGRSEQVRPCINCYVCVQENFWDDTPLCAVNPALGNETLLPFPASTTRKHVVVVGAGPGGLETARVATERGHRVTLLDKTDRLGGTLWFSTLTTPDNERLLNWLSNEVRRLGVDVRLNTDATAATIKALAPDAVVVATGAVRARPSVPGGNLPHVHTGDSLRGLMTGTGDVSDQSLFLRVAGRLGGLVGITKSPEKIRVLSRKFLKFLPMSKNVVVIGGSLVGLELAEFLAERGSRVTLIEEGQQLGIPMAMPRRWTAIKHAKELGVNIQRNATVERITKKSVEFTVGGKTLSVPATMVVVASGVSAAAPLADVLARDGVDVRVVGDAGEVDYIEGAMHSAWKVATAI from the coding sequence GTGACGATCCGAAACCAGACGTTCCCGCACCTGCTCGCTCCCGGCACGATCGGGCCCATCACGTTGGAGAACCGGGTCGTTCTCCCCGCCATGGACATGAACCTCTGCGAGGACGGCGAGATCCACCAGGGCGACATCGACCACTTCGCCGCCCGCGCCGAGGGCGGTACCGGTCTGATCATCACGGGTTGCTGCGCCGTCGCGTACCCGGCGGGCTGCACCAGCCGCAAGGAGCCGGGCCTGTCCGAGGACCGGTTCATCCCCGGCCTGAAGGCGCTCGCCGACGCGGTCCACGAGGCGGGCAGCAAGCTGTGCGTGCAGATGACGCACCACGGCAAGGTCGCCCGGATCGACACCCTCGACGGCCGCCCGCAGCTGGTGCCGTCCATTCCGAAGCCGCCCGGTGACATGAGCGCGATGGCCGACTGCACCCCCGCGGAACTCGGGAAGATGGCCGCCATCCAGGAGGGCAAGAAGGCCACCTACCACGAGGCCACCCAGGACGATCTCGACTGGCTGGTCCGCATGTTCGCGGAGGCTGCGGGCCGCGTGAAGGCCGCCGGCGGCGACGCGGTCGAGATCCACTGCGCCCACAACTATGTGCTCGGCGGCTTCCTGAGCCGCTACTCGAACCAGCGCACCGACGAGTACGGCGGATCGCTGGAGAATCGGGCACGGCTGTCGTGCGAGGTGATCCGCGCGGTCAAGGCCGAGGTCGGCGACAGCCTCGCGGTCATCGTCCGTCTGGCGGGGCAGGAGTACGGCGAGTCCGAGGGCCTGACCCCCGAGGAGGCCGCGGGCGCGGCCGCCATGTTCGAGAAGGCCGGCGCGGACGCCATCCACGTCACGGGCACCGCACTGAACGCATTCGCGAACTTCACCGACGGCCCGCTGCCCGACAAGGTCGGCTACTACACCGACAACGCCGCGCTCGTGAAGCGTGGGGTGTCGATCCCGGTCATCACCGTCGGTCGCATGCTGCCCGAGGTCGGCGAGCAGATGATCTCCGAGGGCCGGACCGACTTCGTCGCCATGGGCCGCCAGCTGCTGGCCGATCCCGGCCTGGTCAACAAGCTCGAGGCCGGCCGCAGCGAGCAGGTCCGTCCATGCATCAACTGCTACGTGTGCGTGCAGGAGAACTTCTGGGACGACACCCCGCTGTGCGCGGTGAACCCGGCACTCGGCAACGAGACGCTGCTGCCGTTCCCGGCGAGCACGACCCGCAAGCATGTCGTGGTGGTCGGTGCCGGTCCGGGTGGACTGGAGACCGCCCGGGTCGCCACCGAGCGTGGTCACCGTGTCACGCTGCTGGACAAGACCGACCGCCTCGGCGGAACGCTGTGGTTCTCCACCCTCACCACCCCCGACAACGAACGCCTGCTGAACTGGCTCAGCAACGAGGTCCGGCGTCTGGGCGTCGACGTCCGGCTGAACACCGACGCCACGGCCGCGACCATCAAGGCCCTCGCGCCCGACGCCGTCGTGGTCGCGACCGGTGCGGTGCGCGCGCGGCCGAGCGTCCCCGGCGGCAACCTGCCGCACGTGCACACCGGTGACAGCCTGCGTGGCCTGATGACCGGCACCGGCGACGTCTCCGACCAATCGCTGTTCCTGCGGGTCGCGGGCAGGCTCGGTGGGCTCGTCGGCATCACCAAGAGCCCCGAGAAGATCCGCGTCCTGAGCCGCAAGTTCCTCAAGTTCCTGCCGATGAGCAAGAACGTCGTCGTCATCGGCGGGTCGCTCGTCGGTCTCGAGCTCGCGGAGTTCCTCGCCGAGCGTGGCAGCCGGGTGACGCTGATCGAGGAGGGCCAGCAGCTGGGCATCCCGATGGCGATGCCGCGCCGCTGGACCGCGATCAAGCACGCCAAGGAGCTGGGCGTGAACATCCAGCGCAACGCGACGGTCGAGCGCATCACCAAGAAGTCGGTCGAGTTCACGGTCGGGGGCAAGACGCTGTCCGTGCCGGCGACCATGGTCGTGGTGGCGTCGGGGGTCTCGGCGGCGGCGCCGCTGGCCGATGTGCTGGCCCGCGACGGCGTCGACGTCCGCGTCGTCGGTGACGCCGGCGAGGTCGACTACATCGAGGGCGCGATGCACTCGGCGTGGAAGGTCGCCACCGCCATCTGA
- a CDS encoding FxsA family protein — MIAPLFLLYALVEVGVLIWVGSTIGVLWTVLLLIAGSAVGMVLVRSQWRVVMDGFRRATRGEASPTGAVADGAMVAAGSVLMFVPGLVTSVLGLLMLLPPTRWALRPAAVLLAGKRANVTLAGVEFASRARGGRGSGGGTVIDGEVVDVYPDTPTQGPRALP; from the coding sequence ATGATCGCGCCCCTGTTCCTCCTCTACGCCCTGGTGGAGGTCGGTGTCCTGATCTGGGTCGGCAGCACGATCGGCGTGCTGTGGACGGTGCTGTTGCTGATCGCCGGATCCGCGGTGGGCATGGTGCTGGTCAGGTCGCAGTGGCGCGTGGTGATGGACGGTTTCCGCCGGGCGACCCGCGGCGAGGCATCCCCGACCGGCGCGGTCGCCGACGGCGCGATGGTCGCCGCCGGTTCGGTGCTGATGTTCGTGCCGGGACTGGTGACGTCGGTCCTCGGCCTGCTGATGCTGCTGCCGCCGACGCGGTGGGCGCTGCGACCGGCGGCGGTCCTGCTGGCGGGCAAGCGGGCCAACGTGACACTGGCGGGCGTCGAGTTCGCGTCCCGCGCCCGGGGAGGCCGCGGAAGTGGTGGGGGAACGGTGATCGACGGCGAAGTCGTCGACGTGTACCCCGACACCCCGACCCAGGGGCCCCGCGCGCTGCCGTAA
- a CDS encoding amidohydrolase codes for MPVSTQLLVDGRIYSPSAPDATAMAVTDGIVVWIGEDRPGRALHPDAEVIELDGAFVTPGFVDTHVHVTALGLQLTGLDLGGARSKAECLDLVRRFAQTHDGAVIWGHGWDDSRWADAAPTTAELDAAALGRSVYLTRIDAHSALCSTALRAAVPDLASAGGFTPDGAVSGEAHHLVRARARTLLTAAQRVAARVAALDHSAAQGVVAVHECGGPDVGGLDDFRELLALSHGVEVRGYWGEAVDSPEAAADLLARTGAHALGGDLFIDGALGSHTAALLEPYHDCAGHTTNPRGNSYLDVDAVAAHVRACTLAGIQAGFHVIGDGAVATAVAAFENVATELGGPALAARGHRLEHLEMVTPEQAALLGGWGVIASMQPMFDALWGGADGMYAQRLGAERALRMNPFAPIASTGMSLAFGSDAPVTPVDPWAMLRAAVHHRTPGSGVSPRAAFSAATRGAWRAGGVRDGMAGTLTPGAPASYVVWDADELVVSAPKDSVQRWSTDPRSRVPALPRLEDGARTPVCVRSVHRGVTVHGA; via the coding sequence ATGCCCGTGAGTACCCAACTGTTGGTCGACGGCCGCATCTACAGTCCCAGCGCCCCCGACGCGACCGCGATGGCGGTCACCGACGGCATCGTCGTCTGGATCGGCGAGGACCGTCCGGGCCGCGCCCTGCATCCCGACGCGGAAGTGATCGAACTCGACGGCGCCTTCGTCACCCCCGGATTCGTCGACACCCACGTCCACGTCACCGCCCTCGGTCTGCAGCTGACGGGCCTCGATCTCGGCGGGGCCCGCAGCAAGGCCGAATGCCTCGACCTGGTGCGCCGGTTCGCGCAGACGCACGACGGCGCGGTGATCTGGGGACACGGCTGGGACGACAGCCGCTGGGCCGACGCCGCGCCCACGACCGCCGAACTCGACGCCGCCGCCTTGGGCCGGTCGGTGTACCTCACCCGGATCGACGCGCACTCCGCGCTGTGTTCGACCGCGTTGCGCGCCGCGGTGCCCGACCTCGCGTCGGCCGGCGGCTTCACCCCCGACGGCGCCGTCAGCGGCGAAGCGCACCACCTGGTCCGCGCCCGGGCCCGCACCCTGCTCACCGCGGCGCAGCGGGTAGCCGCGCGCGTCGCGGCGCTCGACCACTCCGCGGCGCAGGGCGTCGTCGCCGTCCACGAGTGCGGCGGCCCCGACGTCGGTGGTCTCGACGACTTCCGGGAACTGCTCGCGCTGTCGCACGGGGTGGAGGTGCGCGGCTACTGGGGCGAGGCGGTCGATTCCCCCGAGGCCGCGGCCGACCTGCTCGCTCGCACCGGCGCGCACGCGCTCGGCGGCGACCTGTTCATCGACGGCGCGCTGGGTTCCCACACCGCGGCCCTGCTCGAGCCGTACCACGACTGCGCGGGCCACACGACGAACCCGCGGGGCAACAGCTATCTCGACGTCGACGCGGTGGCCGCGCACGTCCGGGCCTGCACGCTCGCCGGCATCCAGGCCGGCTTCCACGTGATCGGGGACGGTGCCGTCGCCACCGCGGTCGCGGCGTTCGAGAACGTCGCCACCGAACTGGGCGGGCCCGCGCTCGCCGCCCGCGGACATCGCCTCGAGCACCTCGAGATGGTCACCCCCGAGCAGGCGGCCCTGTTGGGTGGGTGGGGTGTGATCGCCAGCATGCAGCCGATGTTCGACGCCCTCTGGGGCGGCGCCGACGGCATGTACGCGCAGCGGCTCGGCGCCGAGCGCGCGCTGCGGATGAACCCGTTCGCGCCCATCGCCTCGACCGGGATGTCGCTGGCGTTCGGCTCGGATGCCCCGGTGACCCCTGTCGATCCGTGGGCGATGCTCCGGGCCGCGGTCCACCACCGCACGCCGGGCAGCGGGGTGTCGCCACGCGCGGCCTTCTCCGCGGCGACGCGGGGCGCGTGGCGGGCCGGCGGCGTCCGCGACGGCATGGCCGGCACGCTCACCCCGGGCGCGCCGGCGTCGTACGTGGTGTGGGACGCCGACGAACTCGTCGTCTCGGCGCCCAAGGACTCGGTGCAGCGCTGGTCGACCGATCCGCGTTCGCGTGTGCCGGCGCTGCCGCGGCTCGAGGACGGCGCACGCACCCCCGTGTGCGTGCGCTCGGTGCACCGCGGGGTCACCGTCCATGGGGCGTGA
- a CDS encoding vWA domain-containing protein, translated as MLVLDASGSMQRPDPAGTMMDAAKNAVHAFVDGAPTDSKVGLTVYGTGTGSDDAERAAGCRDVRVLHQPETLDRAALNSAVDGIAASGWTPMGNALRQAAAELPNSGPRSIVLVSDGEDTCAPPEPCEVARELKTQGVDLVMHAIGFGVDDKARAQLTCMAQATGGTYTDVADGPALERTLPRVTAAALRNYKAAGTSITGAPTYETAPLAEPGQYLDTLGQKESRYYAVDIPDGATAYVSGTMSYPRVPGIPGVEDTNVLSMRVYGEDGRDCNKYEFEQLVYSSDGAALTVTETFDGATEKRAGDGTGADKCRGGGRYYFALSWDKTSKGAPERLPIELLVGIEPAATDSDPAAVGSPTTFVEPVGSGTPAAGGGSFNVATELDGSGRYTDTLQPGEFVFYRVKLDWGQGLAYRVHYDANGGRGVENVSNVRTTMYSPTREEIDSDFGSYTGTEYVLPANDSAFATVPIRYGNRTSEDLAIRKEAVPGWYYIAVKVGSTPSGDAGLPVPIRLDLTVSGDTETGPSYSTAITDGIFGEGSAATGASAGGTVAEEATADGDAAAEAAAADSDSTTSGLAFSGVWIAVAAAVVAVGGIGGWLAVRSRRR; from the coding sequence ATGCTCGTTCTGGATGCGTCCGGCTCCATGCAGCGGCCCGATCCGGCGGGCACGATGATGGATGCCGCCAAGAACGCCGTCCACGCCTTCGTCGACGGCGCGCCCACAGATTCGAAGGTGGGACTGACGGTGTACGGCACCGGCACGGGAAGTGATGACGCCGAGAGGGCTGCCGGCTGTCGTGACGTCCGAGTGTTGCACCAGCCGGAGACTCTCGACAGGGCCGCTCTGAACAGTGCGGTCGACGGTATCGCAGCGAGCGGTTGGACGCCGATGGGTAACGCATTGCGCCAGGCCGCCGCGGAACTGCCGAACTCGGGTCCGCGTTCGATCGTGCTGGTTTCCGACGGCGAGGACACCTGTGCGCCGCCCGAACCATGCGAGGTCGCCAGGGAGTTGAAGACACAGGGTGTCGATCTGGTGATGCACGCGATCGGCTTCGGAGTCGATGACAAGGCCCGTGCTCAGCTGACATGCATGGCACAGGCCACCGGCGGCACCTACACCGATGTCGCGGACGGGCCGGCGCTGGAGCGGACCTTGCCACGGGTCACTGCCGCAGCACTGCGCAACTACAAGGCCGCCGGCACGTCGATCACTGGCGCGCCCACCTACGAGACCGCGCCGCTCGCGGAACCGGGCCAGTACCTGGACACCCTCGGGCAGAAGGAATCGCGCTACTACGCCGTCGATATCCCGGACGGTGCCACCGCCTACGTCAGCGGAACCATGTCGTATCCCCGCGTACCCGGCATCCCAGGAGTCGAGGACACGAACGTCCTGAGCATGCGCGTGTACGGCGAGGACGGCCGCGACTGCAACAAGTACGAATTCGAACAGCTCGTCTACTCCAGTGACGGTGCGGCGCTGACGGTTACCGAGACGTTCGACGGCGCGACCGAGAAGCGCGCGGGCGACGGCACCGGTGCCGACAAGTGCCGAGGTGGTGGGCGCTACTACTTCGCGCTCAGCTGGGACAAGACCTCCAAGGGGGCGCCGGAACGGCTGCCGATCGAACTGCTCGTCGGGATCGAGCCCGCCGCAACCGACTCCGACCCAGCGGCGGTAGGGTCGCCGACCACGTTCGTCGAACCCGTCGGATCGGGCACCCCGGCGGCCGGAGGCGGATCCTTCAACGTCGCGACCGAACTCGACGGCAGCGGCCGGTACACCGACACTCTCCAGCCGGGCGAGTTCGTGTTCTACCGGGTGAAGCTGGACTGGGGCCAGGGGCTGGCGTACCGCGTGCACTACGACGCGAACGGTGGCCGCGGTGTGGAGAACGTCTCCAATGTCCGGACCACCATGTACTCCCCCACCCGCGAGGAGATCGACTCGGACTTCGGGTCCTACACCGGCACCGAGTACGTACTGCCGGCGAATGACTCAGCGTTCGCGACGGTGCCGATCCGATACGGCAATCGCACATCCGAGGACCTCGCCATCCGCAAGGAGGCTGTGCCGGGCTGGTACTACATCGCGGTGAAAGTGGGTTCGACGCCGTCCGGCGACGCAGGCCTTCCGGTGCCGATTCGACTCGACCTGACCGTCAGTGGGGACACCGAGACCGGCCCGTCGTACTCGACCGCGATCACGGACGGGATCTTCGGGGAGGGCTCGGCCGCCACCGGCGCGTCGGCCGGTGGCACGGTCGCCGAGGAAGCCACCGCGGACGGCGATGCCGCGGCAGAGGCAGCCGCGGCCGACTCGGATTCGACGACCAGCGGACTCGCATTCTCCGGAGTCTGGATCGCGGTCGCTGCCGCTGTGGTCGCCGTCGGCGGTATCGGCGGCTGGCTCGCTGTGCGATCACGCCGAAGGTAG
- a CDS encoding DNA alkylation repair protein, whose product MAETTVAEVMAELAALEDPKIRKVNEKHGDDHGVNLGKLRALAKRLKKQQELARRLWGTDDTAARLLAILICRPKAFERDELDVMLREARTPKVHDWLVNYVVEKNPHAEELRATWSADPDPVVASAGWALTTERVAKKPEGLDLAGLLDVIEAEMKDAPDRLQWAMNHCLAQIGIEHAEYRDRAIDIGERLRVLEDYPTPPYCTSPFAPIWITEMVRRQGAK is encoded by the coding sequence GTGGCAGAGACGACGGTGGCCGAGGTGATGGCCGAGCTGGCCGCGCTCGAGGACCCGAAGATCCGCAAGGTGAACGAGAAGCACGGTGACGATCACGGGGTGAACCTCGGCAAACTACGCGCGCTCGCCAAGCGGCTGAAGAAGCAGCAGGAACTCGCGCGCCGGCTCTGGGGGACCGATGACACCGCGGCGAGGTTGCTGGCGATCCTGATCTGCCGCCCGAAGGCCTTCGAGCGTGACGAGTTGGACGTCATGCTCCGCGAGGCGCGCACCCCCAAGGTGCACGACTGGCTCGTGAACTATGTCGTCGAGAAGAATCCGCACGCCGAGGAGCTACGCGCGACCTGGTCGGCCGACCCCGATCCAGTGGTCGCGAGTGCCGGCTGGGCGCTGACCACCGAACGCGTGGCGAAGAAGCCGGAGGGCCTGGACCTCGCCGGACTGCTCGACGTCATCGAGGCGGAGATGAAGGACGCCCCGGACCGCCTGCAGTGGGCAATGAACCACTGTCTCGCTCAGATCGGGATCGAGCACGCCGAGTACCGCGACCGCGCCATCGACATCGGCGAGCGCCTGCGGGTGCTCGAGGACTACCCGACGCCGCCGTACTGCACATCTCCGTTCGCGCCAATCTGGATCACCGAGATGGTGCGGCGTCAGGGCGCGAAGTAG
- the lnt gene encoding apolipoprotein N-acyltransferase, whose amino-acid sequence MGRDRSALTATLRDCVLAVVSGLLLFASFPPRPLWFLAPVGVALLVAVLTGYGRGGRTLRAGFGYGYLAGLGFLVPLLPWIGEYVGPLPWLALSAAESVFIGLFGLGTVLVHRLRAPVWVVALAVAAVWSLTEWLRSSVPFGGFPWGKLAFGQPDGWLLPLAALGGAPLLSFGVALTGTGLAAVGLVAARNRSPRAFAGPLVVAVSASAVALAAVPYVHADSDRDRTVTVAAIQGSVPRLGLEFNAQRRAVLDNHVRRTFQLADDVAAGRASQPDLVIWPENASDIDPLRNADAAEEITAASAAVGAPILVGAVLVNADGTTTNSVIVWDGAQGPGERHDKRIIQPFGEYLPYRDFFRLFSSYADQAGNFVPGHGNGVVTADAIEVGVATCYEVAFDRALTESVRNGAELIAVPTNNATFGDTEMTYQQLAMSRVRAVEHRRDVVVAATSGVSAIIAADGSVGQESDLFVPAALVSEVSLRTGTTLATRLGPIPEVLLCLGAAAALVFAAVRSRRGDGSAGKTTQTDCDVQDTQKAPASAGREDLDVSGDAERGQRATERTDPGDHSDV is encoded by the coding sequence ATGGGGCGTGACCGGAGCGCCCTGACCGCGACACTGCGCGACTGCGTGCTCGCGGTCGTGTCCGGCCTGCTGCTGTTCGCGAGCTTTCCGCCGCGCCCACTGTGGTTCCTGGCCCCGGTCGGAGTCGCGCTGCTGGTGGCGGTCCTCACCGGCTACGGCCGCGGGGGGCGCACACTGCGCGCCGGATTCGGCTACGGCTACCTCGCCGGGCTCGGGTTCCTGGTGCCGTTGCTGCCGTGGATCGGCGAGTACGTGGGACCGCTGCCCTGGCTGGCGCTGTCCGCCGCGGAGTCGGTGTTCATCGGGCTGTTCGGGCTCGGGACCGTGCTCGTCCACCGGCTGCGCGCGCCGGTGTGGGTGGTCGCACTGGCGGTCGCGGCGGTGTGGAGTCTCACCGAATGGCTGCGCTCGTCGGTGCCGTTCGGCGGATTCCCGTGGGGCAAGCTCGCGTTCGGTCAGCCCGACGGCTGGCTGCTGCCCCTGGCCGCGCTCGGCGGGGCGCCGCTGCTCAGTTTCGGCGTCGCGCTCACCGGCACCGGCCTCGCGGCGGTGGGACTCGTGGCCGCCCGCAACCGCAGCCCCCGGGCATTCGCGGGACCGCTCGTGGTCGCCGTGTCCGCGTCGGCGGTCGCCCTCGCGGCCGTGCCGTACGTGCACGCGGACAGCGACAGGGACCGCACCGTCACCGTGGCCGCGATCCAGGGCAGCGTGCCCCGGCTCGGCCTGGAGTTCAACGCGCAGCGCCGGGCGGTCCTCGACAACCATGTCCGCCGCACCTTCCAACTCGCCGACGACGTCGCCGCCGGCCGCGCGTCGCAGCCCGACCTGGTGATCTGGCCCGAGAACGCGTCGGACATCGACCCGCTCCGCAACGCGGACGCCGCCGAGGAGATCACCGCCGCGTCGGCGGCGGTCGGCGCCCCGATCCTGGTCGGAGCCGTCCTCGTCAACGCCGACGGCACCACCACCAACTCCGTGATCGTCTGGGACGGCGCGCAGGGGCCCGGCGAGCGGCACGACAAGCGGATCATCCAACCGTTCGGGGAGTACCTGCCGTACCGGGACTTCTTCCGGCTGTTCTCGTCGTACGCCGACCAGGCCGGCAATTTCGTCCCCGGTCACGGCAACGGCGTCGTCACCGCCGACGCCATCGAGGTCGGTGTCGCGACCTGCTACGAGGTCGCGTTCGACCGGGCACTCACCGAATCGGTCCGCAACGGCGCGGAGCTGATCGCGGTGCCGACCAACAACGCCACGTTCGGCGACACCGAGATGACCTACCAGCAGTTGGCGATGTCCCGGGTGCGCGCCGTCGAGCACCGGCGCGACGTGGTGGTCGCCGCGACCAGCGGGGTCAGCGCGATCATCGCGGCGGACGGTTCGGTGGGGCAGGAATCGGACCTTTTCGTGCCCGCGGCCCTGGTGTCGGAGGTCTCACTACGTACCGGTACTACGCTGGCAACTCGGCTCGGCCCGATTCCGGAGGTTCTCCTGTGTCTCGGTGCCGCCGCCGCCCTCGTGTTCGCTGCCGTGCGCAGCCGGCGGGGCGACGGATCGGCCGGCAAGACGACGCAGACCGACTGCGACGTACAGGACACACAGAAGGCACCGGCCTCGGCCGGCAGGGAGGATCTCGATGTCAGCGGGGACGCCGAACGGGGGCAACGCGCGACCGAGCGCACGGACCCTGGTGATCATTCCGACGTATAA